Within Streptomyces antibioticus, the genomic segment GACCAGGTTCTGCTTCTCGCTGCCGAAGATCTTGAACAGGTTGATCCAGGCCACGATGGACAGCGTGATCGTGCTGAGGAAGCCCAGCACCATGCCGCCCAGCAGGAAGTTACGGACGAACATCTCGCCCCAGGTCAGCCGGGCGCCGGTGTCCTTCTTCACGATGCTCAGGCCCAGGAGCTTCTGGCCCGGGTTCGCCGAGTCGGTGGACCAGGTGACCATGGCCCAGGCCAGCCAGCCGATGCCCAGCGTGACGACCGCCAGCAGGAGGTTGAGCAGGTAGGCGCCGAAACGCGCGCCGGCGCCCACGCGCAGCTCCTTGGGCACCGCCTGAGTGACGTGGACGGGGTAACCCGGCACCTGGGCGGGGACGACAGAGGCGGCGGACACGGCCGGCACGGCGGGCACGGCCGGCACGACGGGTGCCGGTCCGAAGCCTGCCGCCTGCGTCGGGGCCGGCGCGGTGGTGACGGCGGCCGGGGTTTCCACTGTGGCTTCGGCGGAGGTCTTGTCCATGTTCATGGCGTTACTCCTCAAAAGGTGAAGGCAGTAAGAGGGAAAGGGAAGGCTCCGGTGACGGAGAGCGCGGTGAAGCGCGACTACCAGTCGTAGTAACCGGAGTCGAAGGTCACGGTGGGGGCGGCGCCAGAGAGATCGACCGTCGCCGAGAAGGACTGCGTGCAGGTGTCCTGCTGCTTCTCCTTGGTGTCGTCCCAGGTGTCGACGCTGACCCAACGCACCGCGAAGTCGAGGGAGCCGGTGACCATGACGGTTCCGTCCTCGGCCAGTTCGGTGTCGAGGACCGGCTCCGACCGCTGGGTCCAGACGACGTCCTCGGTCTCGTCGAGCGAGGAGTAGTAGGTGTCCGGGCTCAACGGGCAGTCCTCGGGTTCGAGGGTCGTGCTCCGCTCCGCGCACTGGGTCAGCTCGGTGAACACGGCTTCCTGCGCGGCCTGTTCGCCCTGGGCGGTGAGTGTCGCCTCCAGGGCGTCGGCGCTTGCGCTGTCGCCGGGCTCCACCGTGACCGATGCGCCGCCGTCGGCGGCGACATAGCCGGAGTCCGCGCCCTCGACGGTCACCGTGCCCGGAAAGACGGCGAGTTCGGCGCTGCCGTCGTGCAGGGGCACCGGGACACCGTTCACCTTGGCCTTGTCGAGCAGCGAGGACGCCGTCACTTCCACTCGCGCCAGGCCGTCGGACACCTTCCAGTTCCGCCACAGGCCGAGGTGCTTGTC encodes:
- a CDS encoding RDD family protein, with the translated sequence MNMDKTSAEATVETPAAVTTAPAPTQAAGFGPAPVVPAVPAVPAVSAASVVPAQVPGYPVHVTQAVPKELRVGAGARFGAYLLNLLLAVVTLGIGWLAWAMVTWSTDSANPGQKLLGLSIVKKDTGARLTWGEMFVRNFLLGGMVLGFLSTITLSIVAWINLFKIFGSEKQNLVDSMAGSVVVKRTA